The genomic window TCCGCACGCGCGGCGACCTGGAACGGTTCTACAACGCGCTGACCGTCCTCGGGCTCATCATGGCGGTCGATGCCTCCGCCACCCTGCTGACCGGGCACAAGCTCACGGAGCAGACACATGGGCGCGCATCGGCCTGGGGCGCGAGTCCCCTTCAGCTCGGCCGGGTGGCCGGCCTGGCGGCAGTATGGATCGTCGTGCGCTGGCTCGACCGGCGCGCCCCGCTTCTTCTCGTGGCGCCCGCCGTGGGCGCACTCCTGGTGGCGGTGGTGGGCTCGGGCTCGCGCGGGCCGTTGCTCGCCGTCAGCGTCGCGATCCCGTTGTCGTGCCTCCTCTTCTACCTGACGCGGGTGCGGACGGCCGCGCGCGTGCTCCTGGGGCTGGCGATCTGCGGCGGTTTTCTCGTGGTGGGGATGCGGCTCGCCCCGGACGCCGCCACGGAGCGCATCGCGCGCACCGTCTCGGGGGACTTCTCCGGTTCCTCCGAAGAGGGACGCGCGCGCGCCTACGAGCGTTCCCTCAAGCTGATCCCCGCACATCCCCTGGGCATCGGTTGGGGCGGCTTCGCCGACCTGAACGTGAAGACGCCGAGCGGCGCACCCATCGACTACCCGCACAACTTCGTGCTGGAGGCCTTCCTGGAGGGGGGATGGCTGGTTGGCGTGCTGCTCTCGGCTCTCGTTCTGGGCGCGC from Chthonomonadales bacterium includes these protein-coding regions:
- a CDS encoding O-antigen ligase family protein — translated: MPAITRNMGAARAYAGPRGVSRRRGRPRVALSFRGLAFAGFLCAGAFKASPRLAWLPVDLTLSLVVVSMLIAGGLVVQALLARDKARPRGSDLRTMEPMAAAAVLFLFLALPMLGGEHDAYSIEKTTRLFTLTLVAAVLPLALFRTRGDLERFYNALTVLGLIMAVDASATLLTGHKLTEQTHGRASAWGASPLQLGRVAGLAAVWIVVRWLDRRAPLLLVAPAVGALLVAVVGSGSRGPLLAVSVAIPLSCLLFYLTRVRTAARVLLGLAICGGFLVVGMRLAPDAATERIARTVSGDFSGSSEEGRARAYERSLKLIPAHPLGIGWGGFADLNVKTPSGAPIDYPHNFVLEAFLEGGWLVGVLLSALVLGALVRAASLGMHGGDVAARGLFAVLLYLVVNALVSGDINGNRYMLSFVVLALAYRGVPRAAGPAPDAG